The genomic interval TACGGGGTCAATATCGACGACATTGAGTCAGCCCACCCGCAAGCCAGCGGTTTCGTGGTCCGCGAAATTAGCCCGGTCGCCAGCAACTGGCGCTCGACCCAGAGCCTCCCCGACTACCTGAACGAGAATGGCATCCCTGGGATCAGCGGGGTCGACACCCGCGCCATCACCAAGAAGCTGCGCACTTCCGGCGCCATGAAAAGCTGCCTTTCAACGGAAGGCATTTCCGGCGAAGAAGCCGTAAAGCGCGCCCGCGAATGGGCTGGCCTCGTAGGAGTCGACTTCGTCAAGGACGTTACTCGCAAAGAAGAAACACTTTTTGAGGGGACCGCCGAAAGCTGCACCCCGTTTACCGTCATTGGCACCCATCTCGGCAAGATTCGGGAACCGCGGAAGCGTTTCCGGATCGCCGCCATCGACTACGGCTCCAAAGACTCGATGCTCAAGCATCTCTATGACCATGGGTTTGACGTCACAGTCTTCCCTGCAACTTGCTCGGCCGAGGAGATCGAAGCCTTCAATCCCGATGGCGTGTTCCTAACCAACGGCCCCGGAGACCCCGCAGCGGTCACCTACGCCCACGAAACGGTTCGGAGCCTCATTGATCAATATCCGGTCTTCGGGATCTGCTTTGGTCACCAAGTGATCACCCATGCCATCGGAGGGAAAACCTTTAAGCTGAAGTTTGGTCACCGCGGCGGAAATCAGCCGGTCAAAAATCTGGAGACGGGCCAAGTCGTCATCACGGCCCAGAACCATGGATTTGCCTCCGAACCCGATTCCATCGCAGATCGGGCCATCGTGAGTGAAATCAATCTCAACGATAAGACGGTCGCCGGACTCCGATTGAAGGATCGCCCGGTCTTCTCCGTCCAATACCATCCCGAAGCAGGCCCCGGCCCGAATGACGGGACGGGGAACTTCGAGAAGTTTTACCAAATGG from Puniceicoccus vermicola carries:
- the carA gene encoding glutamine-hydrolyzing carbamoyl-phosphate synthase small subunit, encoding MEYEPAVFALEDGSCFYGVAFGAKKTVVGEAVFNTSMTGYQEILTDPSYFSQIVTMTAPQIGNYGVNIDDIESAHPQASGFVVREISPVASNWRSTQSLPDYLNENGIPGISGVDTRAITKKLRTSGAMKSCLSTEGISGEEAVKRAREWAGLVGVDFVKDVTRKEETLFEGTAESCTPFTVIGTHLGKIREPRKRFRIAAIDYGSKDSMLKHLYDHGFDVTVFPATCSAEEIEAFNPDGVFLTNGPGDPAAVTYAHETVRSLIDQYPVFGICFGHQVITHAIGGKTFKLKFGHRGGNQPVKNLETGQVVITAQNHGFASEPDSIADRAIVSEINLNDKTVAGLRLKDRPVFSVQYHPEAGPGPNDGTGNFEKFYQMVAAFAQEGES